The DNA region CTGGCCGCTGCGTCGTTCGCGCCGGATGGTGCGGGTGTGGCCGGGAAACAGTTCGGCCTCGGTCAGCACGGTGATGCCGCGGTCGGGCAGGCTGACACCCCCGGATACCGGCATGACCGTCAGTGCCAACCTGTCTTCGCCACTCAGAAAGGCCGACCAGGAGTCGAGCAGCTTCGGTTTGAGTCCGGCTGATTTCAGGTTGTCGTGGATCAGCTCGCGGCGGCCGGCGGTATCGGCGGCCACCAGGACGCGTCCGGGCAGTTCAGCGAGTTTCTTCGCGGCCTGGTCGGCCTCGTGGTCGAGGTCCACGGTCGGTGGAGTCTCGATCGCGGCCTTCGCCGCCTGGCGGCGGATGATGCGCACGTCGGCATCGGCCTTCATCACCCCCATCAGTTCTGCGGCGGGCAGAAACAGCTCGTCGGGATTCAGGCAGGGGCGCTCGAGGTCGCCGCGGCGCTGTTCATGACGCTGGTGGATGCGGGTGGCGTAATCGTTGGCCGATTCCTCGACGCCGGCCAGCATGACCAGACGGTGCTCGGCCGGCAGGTAATCGGGCAGGGAGGCAGTGTGTTCGAAAAACAGCGGCAGGTACTGTTCCAGCCCCTGGCTGTGGTGTCCTTCGCCCACCTCGATATAGGGCAGGGCCCGCCGGAGGTCGACATCGAAACGCATGCGGAAGGCGCGCCGGAAGGCCTGGCGGCTGTCCTCGTCGAACGGGTACTCGCGTGCCGGCAGCATGTCGATGCGTTCCAGCTTCTCGGTCGAGCGCTGGCTCTCGGCATCGAAGATGCGGATGGATTCGATCTCGTCGTCGAACAATTCCAGCCGGTAGGGATCGGGCCGGCCCATGGGCCACAGGTCGAGCACCGCCCCGCGCACGGCGAATTGCCCGGGTTGCCAGACCTGCTCGGAAGGTGCATAGCCGGCCGCGTGCAGGGTATCGCGGAAAGAGGCCATGTCGATGCGTTCGCCTACTGCGAGATTCAGGCTCTGGCCCTGCACCCAGGCCACCGGCGGCAGGCGCTGCATGAGCGCGGTCATCGGTGCGATGACGATGCCGTCTGTCATGCCGGGCAGGCGCGCGAGCAGGTCCAGCCGGCGCGAGACCAGATCGGGGTGCGGCGAATACAGGTCGTAGGGCAGGATTTCCCAGTCCGGGAACAGCTCGGCTTTCGGGCCGCCGAACTGGTTGAGATCGTCGCGCAGCCGGCGCGCGGCATAGCCGTCGGGGGCCGCCACCAGCAATGGACCACCCTTGCGCGCGGCATGGGTGGACAGGGCCAGGGCAAGCGCCAGTCCGTCGAGCAGGGGCCAGTCGACCGTTTCACTGGCGGAGCGTGGCGGATTGAGGACGGAGAATGGCGTGGACATGGGCACGGCTGCTATGAGTGGGGCGGCATTCTACCAACCCGCCGCAGAGAGCGGCGTTTGCGCGAATATTTTCAGTTGCCTGATGGTGGATGTTCTGGTAATCTTTCGCGCCTTGATTCGGAAGGGCGATTAGCTCAGTTGGTTAGAGCGCTGTCTTGACATGGCAGAGGTCGCTGGTTCAAATCCAGCATCGCCCACCACCTGAATTCCCCCAGCACTACTGAGAGCCTCCGGATCGGCGCCGGGCGGTGCTCGGAATCCTCATGTACATCTGAGTACACTCCGGTTCCTGCGCTCCGTCCGTCACCGATCCGGAGACTCTCAGCAGCACTGGGAGAAATTCAGGCCCAATGTCTGAATGGGGCGTCCCCGAAATCGACGCACTCGGAAAGCGCTGGGAAAAATTCGACTCCGCATCTCTTATCCTCACAAAAGCGGCACGCCAGTAGCGAAGGCTAGCGCCGGGTAGCGCAGGCGGAAGGCGAGTGCGGTTTTCGCGGAGCGAAAAAAGCGCTTGCATGGAGCCGTTGCGCGTGTAGGCGTGGAGGCTTGGCGGTTTTCCGTAGGAAAGAAGCCGGGCCGGAGTGCCGTTAAACGCGTGCTCGAAATCCTCATGTACCATTAAGGTACACGCGCGACGGCTTCGCTCAGGGGCTTCTTGCCCTGCGGGCGGGCAAGCCGCCCCATCGCTCTCGCCTGCGCTCTGGTTCCTGCGCAGCGTCCGCCACCGAAATCGACGCACTCGGAAAGCGCTGGGAAAAATTCGAGTCCGCATTCCCTGCTGCGTCCGTCACCGAAATCAGCGCCCTCAGCGGCACTGACTAACGCCTTGTCCATCCTGAAACCTGAACGCTGAAACCTTTTCCCGGAACCCACATTTAATCGCCCCCTCAACGTCTGGTGACGCTAAAATAGGCCGTTATGGTTCAGATTACCCTTCCAGACGGTAGCCGCAAGGAGTTTGAGGCTCCGGTGACGGTTCATGAGGTGGCCGAGTCGATCGGGCCGGGGTTGGCGAAAGCCGCGCTGGCCGGTGAGGTCGATGGTCGGTTGGTGGACACCAGTTTTCGCATTGATGGCGACGCCGATTTGCGCATTATTACCGGGCGTGACGAGGAGGGGGTGGAGATTATCCGCCACTCGACCGCGCACCTGATGGCGCAGGCGGTCAAGCGGCTGTTTCCCGAAACCCAGGTCACTATCGGGCCGACGGTCGAGTACGGCTTCTACTATGACTTTGCCCGCGACGAGGCATTTCGCCCTGAGGACCTCGAGAAGATCGAGCAGGAAATGGCGAAGATCGTGGCCGAGGACATTGCTGTCGAGCGCGAGGTCATGGATCGTGACGAAGCCGTCGAGTTCTTCCGCAAGCAGGGTGAGGAGTACAAGGCGAAGATCATTGCCGATATTCCTGCCGGCGAAACCATTTCGCTGTACCGGCAGGGCGATTTCATCGACCTGTGTCGCGGCCCGCACATTCCCTCGACCGGCAAGCTGGGCGCTTTCAAGCTGACCAAGTTGGCCGGTGCCTACTGGCGTGGCGATTCCGACAACGAAATGCTGCAGCGCATCTATGGCACGGCCTGGCCGGACAAGAAGCAGCTCAAGCAGCATCTCAAGCGCCTGGAAGAGGCCGAGAAGCGTGATCACCGCAAGCTCGGCGCGCGCCTGAACCTGTTCCATACCCAGGCCGAGGCACCGGGCATGGTGTTCTGGCATGACAAGGGCTGGCGCATCTACCTGGCAGTGCAGGAGTATGTTCGCGAACGACTGCGCAAGGCCGGTTACGAGGAGATTCACACCCCCTCGATCGTCGACCGCAGCTTGTGGGAGAAGTCCGGCCACTGGGAAAACTTCGGTGATGACATGTTCGTTACCTCGTCGGAAGA from Wenzhouxiangella sp. AB-CW3 includes:
- the thrS gene encoding threonine--tRNA ligase, with amino-acid sequence MVQITLPDGSRKEFEAPVTVHEVAESIGPGLAKAALAGEVDGRLVDTSFRIDGDADLRIITGRDEEGVEIIRHSTAHLMAQAVKRLFPETQVTIGPTVEYGFYYDFARDEAFRPEDLEKIEQEMAKIVAEDIAVEREVMDRDEAVEFFRKQGEEYKAKIIADIPAGETISLYRQGDFIDLCRGPHIPSTGKLGAFKLTKLAGAYWRGDSDNEMLQRIYGTAWPDKKQLKQHLKRLEEAEKRDHRKLGARLNLFHTQAEAPGMVFWHDKGWRIYLAVQEYVRERLRKAGYEEIHTPSIVDRSLWEKSGHWENFGDDMFVTSSEDRVYAIKPMNCPCHVQVFNQGLKSYRDLPLRMAEFGSCHRNEPSGALHGLMRVRNFVQDDAHIFCTEDQIRDEVLAFNELVFDVYNDFGFTDILVKLSTRPEKRVGSDEVWDKAEAALAEALETAGIEYELQPGEGAFYGPKIEFSLTDCIGRVWQCGTMQVDFSMPGRLGAAYIDEDGEKRVPVMLHRAILGSIERFIGVLLEHYEGNLPLWLTPVQAVVMNITDAQADYVREVAGELENHGFRVEKDLRNEKIGYKIRARTLEKIPYLLVVGDREVENREIAVRLRDGTDLGAMSIDALVERMSKEVAQRGPIADN